Genomic window (Acomys russatus chromosome 2, mAcoRus1.1, whole genome shotgun sequence):
aTCTTTACTGAAACTATTTAGGGAATTTGGGGGTACCATACAATAACagttaaaatatatgttaagtTCAGATATTAAGCAATAGCTACAGTAACAAATAAGAAATATGTAACTACATGTTGGCTTATACAAATTACAGAAACACGAGCTACAGCACTGTAGCACCTCCTCAAGGTCTGGGAAGGCTTCATACAAGACTTCTGGGGAACAGTGGCTGTTTCCAGGATAAACAAACTAGAACTAAGGTACAGATACTAACGTTTTCTTCAACTTTAATGACAACCTTTCTCATcagaagttttatttgtttatttataaatctcttacagttaaaaatttttaattaaaatgatgttttaaaaccAGGTAGATACCTTGATACTGAAAGTTTAATtctcaaaaaagcaaattttttaattaaataacaaatttaaaaattacctacTATTAGCTGCTCATTTCCTTGATTTCATTTGCCATTGATCTAACTCAACATGGGGGAGGGTTACATTCGTGCAAGTTAACATAGCTTAATGGTTAACTGCATTCACCTGTTAACCTTGTGTGCCTGTAGCAAACAGTTGCGTATATAAAGTCAAGAGGTCCTAGTCTCCTTACAGGAGAAAGCAGTTCCAAATTACTTGAAATTGAATAATTGGGACAAAAaatgcacacaattaaaatatttctttttatcgTTCCTTTAGTAATTTCTTCCAGGATTGATCCAGACAGTTCAACATTTGATTCTGTGCCTTCAGAGCCAAAATCAAGGTTTGCTATGTTGGACGATGTCAAAATTTTAGCCAATGGCCTCCTTCAACTGGGACATGGTCTTAAAGATTTTGTCCATAAGACTAAGGGCCAAATTAATGACATATTTCAGAAACTCAACATATTTGATCAATCTTTTTATGACCTATCACTTCAAACCAATGAAatcaaagaagaggaaaaggaattAAGAAAAACTACATCTAAACTACAAGCCAAAAACGAAGAGGTGAAGAATATGTCACTCGAACTGAACTCAAAACTTGAAAGCCTACTGGAAGAGAAAATTGGACTTCAACAAAAAGTCCACGCTTTGGAGGAGCAGCTAACCTACTTacttcaaaaccagcctggggcTCAAGAGCACCCAGAAGTAATATCACTTAAAGTAAGTAGAAACCATAACACTCTGATTGTTTTCAATGtggatttttgaaaatatattttaagacataCATAGTCTGCTACATTACtaaaatacttaattttgttAAGAAATTAATTGTTCTAGGAACTAACATTTTCCTCTGTAACTTCAACTCAGATGTTGTTTCtctaatattatatttaaaagagctaaaatttatattttatataataaccACATAAAAGTTATAACATTCAACCATTATGCTACTGCTAATTACTAGAGGTAGacaattaaaagaaatttaaatttaaaactattcatgagcaaaaataaattaatataataagtGGTATATTCTAATTCATTTGAAACATTGATTCTTTTAGTTTAAGTAAGATTCAGAAAATTTTAGATATGGCAACGTTTTAATATAGTAACAAGCATGTGTATTATTTGAGAAAAACATAGGACAATGACAGCCAATGTTCACTTTCCTAACCCACTACTAATTTAACAATTAGATGActgttacaaataaataaaaaggtgaacaaaaataaattttaaacaaactATAATCTGTGTGCAGACTTTTGTAGAACAGCAAGATAACAGCATCAGAGACCTCCTCCAGACTGTGGAAGAACAATACAAACAATTAAGTCAACAGCACAGTCAGATAAAGGAAATAGAACACCAGGTAAGCCAGTCTGCTGCACCAAGGGATGTAAACATGCTAAAACAGCACTCGGTAGCTTGCACAGCTTCTGTGCAACTGAGCGACTAATCTTACATTTCCTCACACGTTCTACCAAGAGCCCATCTTGTAGAACTACGAGGAAAAAAGATCCATAACTGAGTCCACTAAAGTGATcctattaaattttaaatcaggTCATGAATCTCTCCGCTTGCAGCCTGGGTGTGGCGTCCTGTCACCACTCCTAGACCAGCAATGATCTGTCCCTTCACTACCTTATGTGCTCACCTCACCAGCTTCCTTGCTGTTCAAGTACACCAAACACGCTGTGCTGCCTGCCCACAAGGCCTCCATCTGTGTGGTCTCTGTCTAGACTGCTCCTCTTTCTAGTATCTGCACTTCCCACATACTTTCATCAAATACAAAATGCTCAGTGAACACTAAAAATGCCCCCAGGCCATTTGATCAAATTTAAAAGTCTCCTTGTTTTTTCCATCCTTAACTTCTATATATTTAGCATAACTAGAAGGCTAGTCCTTGACTATCTCTGAACTAAACTGGAATATCTGTGAACCTGGGATTCTTTTTCTATTAATTCTAAAACCCTTCACACAGAATACTGTGTGACACATAGTAAGCACTAAAACTCTTCACACAGAAGAATACTGTATAACACATAGTAGGCACCCAATATTTTGGAACTGAACATAGCAGTATCATATTCAACATGCAGAAGTTAATAAAGTCAGCTAAGATTGTAATCCGTACTGTTGAAAAGAGAATATAttcaaatgttttaagtaaaacaTATAGCCTTACTGGTTCCTTTCCTTTTAGTCACTGTCTCTTCTTATTTGCTTTGCTCTCTTAATTTTGTCCTGAAGTAATATGCTTGATTAAATATGTCAAGAACAGAGTGTCTCCACACTCTGCAGAGCACTGTTTATCCCTCCGCTCACTTACAGAACCAGGTCAGGCTTTGCACACGCCCAGCGAGCACTCTGCCGTTGAGCTGCACCTCCAACACTGTGTATTGCTCTTAACAGCTGGAACAGTAACATTATAAACTGAGAGACAATGTATACACAATTGCACTTTTGATATCCTTACCCAGAATTCCTTAATTTTAAGAGCAGATGTatgatttatattcttttatCAGCTCAGAAAGACTGGTATTCAAGAGCCCACAGAAAATTCTCTTCCTTCTAAATCAAGAGCACCAAGGACTACTCCCACTCTTCAGAcgaatgaaacaaaaaataaagaacaagatGGTAAGATAACTGGGCAGGTTTTCTCCATAAAATTCCCTATTTTTAGGGCCTGGTCTagactaaaagaataaaaaggaatatataaACGTCAACTTAATAGGatcctggttttttaaaaaaacattttaacactATAAATGATACTATTAAGACATGAAActaatataaaaacacaaaatgattaTTAACTTCGCAGATATAGCATGAGACTACAGGTGTAGAAAAGGAATAAACTCATGTTTATAAGACACAGGAAGAACTTCACAAGGGCAAAAGGTCCTActtaaaaattactttcaaaagTAACaaacagagccgggcatggtacACACTGGTGATCCCgggtactcgggaggcagaggcaggcggatctctgtgagttcaaggccagcctagtctacaaagagggttccaggacagccaaagatacacagaaaaactcttgtttgaaaaaaaaaggtaataaacaaaatacataatatatttatgtgtattttaaacatatactTCTAAAACCTGAGACATTACAGAGTTCTCctaaaaaaattctaatttccTATCTGCTTAGAATCTTTCAcagttaaaacaataaaacaaaaccagcgtTTCCAGCCAAATTTCAGCAAAATGATTCATTCCCAACAGTTACTTTCATTTCTGTAATTCACACAGAAAAAATCCCTCCTAGCTCTTCCTGTATGCTCAGTTTCCACACGCCTGCTGGTTCTCGTTACGAACCAAACCCTGTACTACTACTAATAAGCCTCTGCTCCGAGACCCTCACTATGCCTAACAAAAAcgatgctttttaaaattatcattccTCAACACTCACATCAATTCCATGAAGTAGTGAAATGCAAGCTGCAAGACACTTCTATTGCTAAATACTACATAATAATGTTCATTAGTTCTAGGCCTTCCGGCTGACTGCTCTGCCATTTACAATGGAGGTGAACGTAAAAGTGGCGTGTACGCTATTAGGCCAAGCAACTCTCAAGTATTTAATGTCTACTGTGAGACACAGTCAGGTAAACCCTTCCTCCGCAGAGAGTGGGTTGGAGTGAACTCAAGATACTAATTACCTATTACCAAAACTAAGCCTGTTATCAACTCATAGAATATGATTATTCAGGGCAATCTGGGACCATAACAAATGATAAAGTATATTACCTTAACTACATACTACCAAATTAACAAATCAACTCACAAAACAAAGTTAAATCCAAGTTCAAACACAGTCATTGTTCCTGTCACCACTCATCTGCGCTCATTCTCCAGGCAGCCCATGGACGCTAATTCAACACCGGAAAGATGGGTCACAAAACTTCAACGAAACGTGGGAAAACTACAAAAATGGCTTTGGGAGGCTTGATGGTAAAGTGATTTCCTTGCATTATTCAGCTATCTGTGAACAGTCTTAACTGGGTGTGCTGCTAGAGATCATAACACTTCAGAACAGGGAGAGGAACGGAGGAGGAGGATTAAaggctcaaggccagtctgggcaacataCTGACACCCCGtgcttggaagaaagaaaaaattataaattaagaaacaattataaaatgGGCAATGGAAAtttaacaataaacaaaaaccaccagCCTTTATAAAACTGATtggtatatattatacatgttaGCAATTACAATTGTTTTAATTGTACTTGTACTATTATATGTCTGCTCTTAAGTATGCTTATTGAAGTTTAATTCAATAGTTCATGATTATCATAATTATTACTTAGGAAAATAGCACACGCCGTGGGCTTTAGTGAGTGGTGATGCTGTGAATGAGCTGCAAAGACAGCATTATAGTGCTCTTTCATTTCTATCTTCAGTATAAAGTACCACAAGGTTAAAATGGAGCTGGAAGTATGCATTATAGCAGCGCACTTTACTGGCACAACACGAGCTGATCTCCAGCAGCACAAAGaaagtgatgaaataaaaaaCGAAATGGTTAAAAGGGATAGGGAACCTGTCAGAGATTCAGTGTCTAACTAGCTAAATACTAATTTCAATTATTcagtattataaatgtatatacagaACTGTGGTTCTCTGTGGTGTAGTCAAGGCAGAATATGATATTCTATTTTAATCATAagacaaaactataaaaataagcaaaagaataaaaaatagatactttacatttttcaaaagcaTATTATGGATATTTGTGAGTATGTAGTATTCACTCATAAGGTAGAATTCATCTGCTATTATACCAAGATTTTTTACTTGGtgctatttgattattttttaaattctctattCACGGCACTAGTTAAATCCCTGAGAAGGCCTATCCCACGATATTCTGAAGTTCTAATTCTTCTGAGTTTATACTAAAACAAGGCAGTGCAGAATGCTGACTTATTTCTAAACAGGAAATAATTCCATTTATAACTCTTAAATGAGTTAGGTTTCCTGACTCAATAGcaataatatttatctttgtcaTTAAACACTTCAATGTCAGTTGTATGATCTACTCATATCACTGCTGGTTTTAAtcccaaataaaaatagttttaattacaGAGAAAATACTAATAACAAAACAtccaaatctattttttttaatttatgagattatttttctatgaaaaaaaactAACTTCACATTTTACAAAACTAATACCACTATTATGTAAAGCTAGACATATAAAGCACTCTCTTGTGTGATGTGGAGCATTAACGAGCAGCTGGTAGTAAGGGaccattacatacatacataaggaGGCACAAGTCAGACAGCTGTAATAATATAAGGTACCATATATAAAACACTTTGTAAAACATATTTGTGAAGTAAAGCTGgggtttttcaaggcaagattTTAATATAGACTTAAACACAGGCTCAATTAACATTAAAGGAGGAAACGTCACACTTCAACAATGAGCAGCTGTACTGAGAGCACAGTTCAGTgggaaggtcatcctcagcctgCATGAGGTCAGACTCAACCTCCAGAActcaaagcaagtgaaagaaatgaACACAGGGAAGAtcagaaatggagggaggaggagggcggAGGGGCGGTGCATACACCCAGACACAGACG
Coding sequences:
- the Angptl3 gene encoding angiopoietin-related protein 3, with the translated sequence MHTIKIFLFIVPLVISSRIDPDSSTFDSVPSEPKSRFAMLDDVKILANGLLQLGHGLKDFVHKTKGQINDIFQKLNIFDQSFYDLSLQTNEIKEEEKELRKTTSKLQAKNEEVKNMSLELNSKLESLLEEKIGLQQKVHALEEQLTYLLQNQPGAQEHPEVISLKTFVEQQDNSIRDLLQTVEEQYKQLSQQHSQIKEIEHQLRKTGIQEPTENSLPSKSRAPRTTPTLQTNETKNKEQDGLPADCSAIYNGGERKSGVYAIRPSNSQVFNVYCETQSGSPWTLIQHRKDGSQNFNETWENYKNGFGRLDGEFWLGLEKIYAIVKQSDYILRLELQDWKDSKHYAEYSFHLGNGDTNYTLHVAEAAGNVPEALPEHKDLVFSTWDHRAKGQLACPESYSGGWWWHDVCGENSLNGNYIKPRGKSKAEKRRGIYWRPQNGKLFSIKSSKMMVQPTN